Genomic window (Oryzias latipes chromosome 17, ASM223467v1):
GGTTTGTTTGATTATAGCATCTAAATAAAATGCCAATAAAAGCTTAAATATTAGAACGTCATGATAAATTATTAAACATTTACAGACATTAAAGGCAAGAAAACTGACTGTCCTGCTGAAAATTAAAACTTTCCAAAAGCAggcattttatctttttttctctcgtgACGTTTTCGGGCAGTGTCTTTGGGGAGGGGGATCATACAAACGGCCCCCCAGACGGATTTACGATGCTGCCCCTCTCATGCGGGGGACAAAAGATTTTCTGTGTGAACTGCAGTACCTCCATTCACCACAGAGGGGCAGCAGCGCGTCCAGCTCCCTCATTGGCTGCGAGCGTTCATGCTAGCCAATCAGAGCCTTTTGCGTGTGCGGCGTCGCTTCCGGGTGACTTCTGGAGAAATCCtttgctttttgtattttaatcgAGTAAGTCTGAACGCTGCGAGTCGGGGAAAGGGCTCGAACATGATCAGAATATTCGGACGCGGGAAGCCCAAAGCGCCTCCTCCGAACCTGTCGGACTGCATCAGCACCGTGAGTAAAGGCGGAAGGAGGACGGGGGTGTTTTCATCCACATAACGGTGCCGTGAACGCGCTAGCATGTCCACTATAAAAAACAGGGTAAACAATAAACCGAGGAATGATGTCGACGCTCCTAAAATCACAGTTAAACCTCAATTATTTAAGCTATTAGGGGATTCTAGAAATCAACCAGCAGATGGTTTAGTCCAGAAATGACACgcgaccccctcccccccccaaacacaaataaacacaatgcagttcatatacatatatatgtctACATATTACTATTTTGaccaataaaatacatttataaaataatttaatcttTTGAGCAAAACCTTTAGAAtagaaaacatcttttattttttgggcaGTGTTGTGTCCGTTTACTGTGTTGGTGGCTCTAAAAACAGGGATGCTGAGATCAGGATTTTCATCTGCGGGATCCTAAAACCGCTGGCGGGGTCAAGGTCTGCTGGCAGCTTCGTCTGATCGTGGATCCGTCACGTTTCCTTGACCGTTGTCTGGTTTTTGAGCCACCAATGCTTTTGGCAGACACAATTtccaaaagcaaacaaaagcatGGAAGGAAGTCAGTCAGTTCCACTGATGCAGACCCACCTGGATGCCACCTGTCCAGGTAGGAAGCAGAAAAGCCAGACTGGCCTTTTGCAGAGCAGGTTTTATAGTCTGATGGAACAAGGTGGTGTCAACCCTGAATGATCAAACACGGCAGAGGGAACTTCATGATTTGGAGTTGTTTTTCAGTGACGGAGAAGAAACTTTGGGACATTATAgcttgcaaaacaaaacaaaagaagtaaTGTTTGGTAACGTTTGCGCCCTGTCCCACTAAAAGAGTCatttggtttagtttagtttggtttaaaaaaatacactttatttatttttttgttatcattTAACCATTTATTCATAGCTTttacatatttacaataatCTAATTATAACAGTCTATATTTCTATATTTGGGATCATTTTAACTTTTGTAGTTTTGACATCAGCTCACAcaggttcctttcaaaataaaggaactatataaataaaggagTGCTTTTATTTGACAGTGATGCCTCTTTATGTTTTAGGAGACATCTttttcccattaaaaaaaaaagaagaagaaaaaaaaggtcttgcTGGTTGAATATGAACAGATTCAAATCCCTAAAGTTCCAAAGTAATTCTCAGAAAAGCTTCTCGGATGAAGACACTGTAGAAGTTTTCCAGCTGCCTCAAACGTCACAGACGTATTTTCCGAATTCGGATCCTCCCTCAGGTGGACGCCAGATCCGAGTCCATCGAGAAGAAAATAGGCCGACTGGACGCCGAGCTGCTGAAGTACAAGGATCAGCTGAAGAAGATGAGAGACGGACCCTCCAAGGTAGGAGATGGGATTGGATTTGGGCGTGTCTGTGCCGGAGGAAACATCTGCACTCCTCTGTTTTCATGTGCAGAACACGGTGAAGCAGAAGGCCATGAGGGTCCTGAAGCAGAAGAGAATGTGAGTCGCACACCCAGCAGCTACTTCACCACAAAAAGCACCATTTAGGGTTCTGGCCCCATTCCAGTTTCACTTTAACCAAAACCAATCAGAAAAGTTTTAGACGGATCCTTTAATGTATGAACAAAAGATACAAAATAAACATCTGCCTtgtctcaaaaaacaaaaaaagtggagGAAAAGCAGATTCAAGGGATTATTGATCATGTTTACACTGAAATGTGGAATAAAAAGGCTCCTCTTGTGGTTTTCccacaacattttaaatgttggaaACTCACACAATATAATTGCCTTTTTAGTCAAATGCTTGACAACAATCGGAACTTCCTACGTTTCGACTGAACTAATTCCTCTGAAGCTCCCGGTGTTTTAAGAAACTCCTGCTCATCCTCAGGTATGAAGGTCAAAGGGAGCAGCTGGCTCAGCAGTCCTTCAACATGGAGCAGGCCAACTACACCATCCAGACATTAAAGGACACCAAGACCACCGTAAGAATCATCTCCAGCCCGAGGGAAAACCCagaaatgtgttgcatatttGTTATTTATGTAGCTTAACAAAAACTCCTAACGGTATTGCATTATATTGATTTAAATTTGTGTCTCAGAGAAGAGTAAAAATGTTTCTGCCTTGCTCATGGTGTAGCTCAGGAAGAAAGCCGGAGCCATCTTTGTTAGGTGAAAAAACCTGAAGTTACCTCGCTGAGCTGCTAATCCTGCTTCATACTCGACCCACCGGTCTTTACCTGAACGACAGGTCATGTGACTCAGTCCCCTGCCTTCTCTCTGTGTGCAGGTGGAGGCCATGAAGATCGGagcaaaggaaatgaaaaaggcGTACAAAGATGTCAAACTGGATCAGATCGACGTATGTCTGTTTTCATTGGGACTAAGTGTTGGTGGTGGTGCTCCTATTTGCAGATAGTTTAccgtcttttatttatttttttaaaagcactttcaaaataatgaaTCTTCCATTGGttctatctccatagcaaccattttgttttctggtcgTTTGGGGGTGACGAACAAGTCGATGTAAATTTTAGAGGAATCTGTAAAAGTAAACTTCtagatttccttggcaacggaggtttttttttttagccacgcTCACATTCCTAATTTGGTCATGTCGTATGTGATATCCTGTCATTCAGCTTGAGTCAACGTGTAGTTTTCTTCTCCTATATTGTTGGACAAAACTGTAGGAAGGCGGGGGACATGCTGGACATGTCgctagtctgtcacagggctgACTTTGTTCGTGGTGAAATTTCCCTCTAAGGCACAGAAAGAAAGAATTaagaaaacaatctggtcctaaTGATCGTTTAGGTCCTAACGGCCCTTATGGTCCTAACGGCCCTTATGGTCCTAACGGTCCTCATGGTCCTTATGGTCCTCATGGTCCTTATGGTCTAAATGGTCCATTGGTCCTTACGGTCCTAACGATCCTTACCATCCTTATGATCCTAACGTCCCTTATGGTCCTAACGATCCTTATGGTCCTAACGCTCCTTATGGTCCTATTGGTCCTATTGGTCCTTATGGTCCTAACAGTCCTTACGGTGCTTATGATCCTAACGTCCCTTATGGTCCTAACGGTCCTTATAGTCCTAACGATTCTTACGATCCTTATGGTCCTTACAGTCCTTATGGTCCAAGTGGTCCTATTGGTCCTTATGGTCTAAATGGTCCATTGGTCCTTACGGTCCTAACGATCCTTATGATCCTAACGGTCCTTATGGTCCAAATGGTCCTTACGGCCCTTATGGTCCAAATGGTCCTTATGGTCCTCATGATCCTAACCGTCCTTATAGTCCTTACAGTCCTTATGGTCCAGGACGGCTGCGGCAGGACATTAACCAGTAAGAAGCTCTACTGCTGAGCTGATATGATGTAGTTTGAAAATTTGGACGTGAGTAATAGTGAAGAACAGAAATGCGACTAAAATACGTATTCATTTTTTGTGGTTAAATGAGTCTTTGTGTATCAGAGTGATATTTACCCCGTACAGAGTAGGAGGGTAGCTGAGGGGTCAGAGGGCGGcctcaaagacatttttattgcagGATTTGCAGGACCAgctggaggacatgatggaggagGCAGGTGAGGTCCAGGAGTCCCTGAGCCGCAGCTACGGAACTCCAGACATCGATGAGGAGGACCTTGAAGCTGGTACGTCTTTTTTGCCTCTCAACATGAAACTGCAGGTCGCGTCAGACTTTAATTACCTCACGGTTCCAAGAACCTCAAAGGGAATAACCTGCACGCCAATCACCTTTGCAGGCAAAGGAAGTGGAGCACGCCGACCTGGGCGCGAGAAATATGACTGTTGAGATTGGATTTTAATGATGACAGAATCTTAATTGGTTTCTCCTGGAAATGAACTTTGCTTTCCAGAGCTGGATGCTCTGGGTGACGAGCTGCTGCTGGATGAAGACAGCTCCTACCTGGATGAGGCTTCGGCTGCTCCGTCCATCCCTGAAGGAATCCCCAGTGACAGCAAGACAAACAAGGTGACGggtcacacagaaaaacaaaacaaaagaacgtCGAAAGAAAGAAGAGTTCAATTTGTTCACAGTatagaacaataaaaaagttgTATCCAGCATTAATTTAGCTATTGGAACTACCACAGAGTTtaagggccagtttacaaacacgTGGTTCATGAAGGaggtcatgaacccagacatggcgGCCGATGCTTTCGTAGAGCCCTTCAATATGAATCGGTCGTGATCGTTGACGTTAGTCGAGGCGAGGAAGACAGATCAGAACCTTCAGTTTGCAGCTTTTTCATCTAAAACTTCTTTTCAGTTTCAAACTTTGTCTTCGAGACGATTCCATGCTGCCTTTGATCCGTGTGGTTAGTCCCCCCTATGGCCGCTGGGACACAAACAACACGATGATCTGAGAGTCCAGAAAACTCTGTTGCTTCTCTGCAAATCTCTGGAAGAACTCCACGCTGTGGAAAAGAATCCATTTGAAGTTGTGGTTTGTTTGCAGGACGGCGTGTTGGTGGACGAGTTCGGCCTGCCGCAGATTCCCGCCACATGAACGCAGACGCCCGAAAGAGACTGCACTTCAACTGAATCCACTTTTCTATGTAGAGAAACGTTTCTACATGCCACGCATTTGAGCGGAGAACACTATGGTTGTGTCGCTGTCCTTGTGTCGTCATTTGTTACAGCTGTTGTGTTGGCGTGTGGCCTTAtcagtcatttcttttttgtttaatcttcTCGTCAATGTCAACAATAATTTATTTCACATTCTTCCAGTTTTCTGTGTTAGAgaagttgtttgttttgagctttttctctattaaaaatgtttctagaatTTTAAAGTCACAGAATAAATCCTTTGTTCTAACTAAACCCTAAGAAATTTGAATATTTGTTCACATTTGATTAAAtgtagtatttttgttttgtattcttGAGCTTATAGGATACAGGGGcccccataaaaaaaaaagaaataaacaaatatatgagaataaattcataaaattatgaggaaaagggaaacattttgagagaataaagttgtaaagtcaggttttgtttattttagtaaatgttcaagtttattttcattaaattacaaccttattcacttttttatttcaaaattgcaacatatttaattatattttttattctattctaataaaattttaacttttttttctataaactgaacaattttattttgaataaaattttgaccttttttcttaaaattttacACCTTTATTCCTGTAAACTTTTTCTCAGGCGTTATTGATTGAGGACTCTGAAGTCTGCATGTGGGACGGACTGGTGACCTGTGCAGGGTGTGCCCTGCCTTTTTCTGGCCTGGACAGGCtcccgtgaccccaaaaaggaatATAGCGGGTTGAGGTGGATGGACAAACTCTTCTCTCCTCAATGCCTGAATAAGACTAACTTATTAACAACTGGCTCTTgtcatttttggccaaaaatgttGGTCTCATGGCTTGACCTTACATCTTGAGGCCAGGCGTCCACAACCGAGGACATCTCATTGtgggttttattaccactgTAGTTAAGTCTGATTACCTGGGGAAATGTGACTACTAAACAAAAAAGGCATATCAAACAAGAGCTCGGCtttcattttgttcatttgatgttttttttgttggtattaggctggatggctcagttggtttAGAGTCTCGGGAGAAACCGGTTTTCAGTCCTGGGGGGTGCAATCATAGACTACAATGAGCCTCGTTCGGCGTGGGTCTTTGGGCTAGACCCTCTATCCTAGTGTCAAACTGTGTAGCCACAAGGGGTTGCACGTCTAGTATAATAaatatttactatttttacaaAGAGTAAGTAGTAATTTCCTGCAGTAGATCTCCATCCACTATAGTAAACAGTGAGTTACTATTTGCAAATAGAGTTAAAAACTGAGCGCACGCCGTTTCTTTAAACCAAAAGAACATGGACTGGACATtgtttcccacaatgcatttcatttttgtagTTAAATTGGACGTGTAAGGGCATATACATatatagaaaacaaaatacCTTGTCTCTAGAGTCTAGAGGGACTCGAACTTACAATCTTTGAATCTCTTGTCAACGATTTATTTAGACATCCACTCTGCAAAAGCTGCTTGTTGATAGAGTTCAAGCTCGCTAATTCTTGGAATTGATTTCCAATCAAATCACACATTTTTGCTGATGGGGTTACCTGTTGCAGGTGCTAAAGGTATTTTTCATTTGGTGGTTTATACTAGATGTCCTCCGTTGTAGGTAAACCAGCTGTGTTTTTCCGCTAATGGAAACGTGTAGTAAAATAACAAGTAAATCCCCTTTAATCTAAcaattaaaaagttatttatgtGTGTTCATCTTTTAAATCAACAGTCAGATTTTTTAATATTGTCAATACATCTGTATTTTTcacataaataatttattttatgttattctGCTGTAGTACATTAAATAGACCATTATGATGTTTTAATGTGCAAAATCTCcaaagtttaatttagtgtatATTTCCGTTAGTAACAAATGTCATATACTATTAGGCATGCATATTTCACACATGGCAGAAGAGATCATGAAAGCCACGAGGCCGACATAAAACCTCCAAAATCGCACACGTTCCAAGCGGGGCTCGAACTTGCAACTTCAGGGTGTGTGTTATGAAAGTTGGAAACTTTATATCGACTTACGGGCGCTGTccttttcccacaatgcatcacGTGTTTGTAGTTAACGCAGTATTTGAGGCGCATAaactgtaaaagtaaaaaagtgcGACTCTGGTGGGACTcgaacccacaacctttgaatCTCTTTTGATCGATTTAGCTAGAAGTCCAATGCGCTATCCATTGCGCCACAGAGCCGGTTGGTCGAGTCAAGGTCTGCATAGAAAGCAAAATTTTCAACATTCGTGACTGACTGTCGGCGTTGGAAAGTTTAAGGATCAAAcattcaaacagaaaaacacgcttcgacattattttttaaatctgtctcTATATATTTATACGTATGTATATGGATAAAAAGGACCTTTTGAAATGCAGCGGAAAATCAGTCCGTCATTTCCGGTGCTGACCGGAAGTAGTTAGCTGTTAGCGGAGATAGCCGGGTGACTTGTGTTGAGGTTgaagaacaaacacaaagacatgtCTGATCAAACGATAAACCTGATAGTCAACTACGGTAAGAAAacgttttgaattttaaacaaacGGAGACTGAAGCGGCTCCGAGTCTTAGATGTGACTGTAGCTCAGAAATCCTTTGCTTGTTGTTGTGTAGCCCAAACGCAAAAACCGGTTCTAGGAAAAACTTCTGCTGATCATGATGTGAAATGAACTATTTACTGTTAGGCATTGAATGTCTCAGCAAACTGCTTTACCTGTCTGCTCAAAATTCGaattatgttcatttttaattgtGGATTCATAACAAATATAACGTGTCATCAAATGctaaaaatagcagaaaaaaggttcaaatcaAAAGACTAATGAGGATCAGACTCTACAAATGGGTTTGATTATAATAAACTTTCAAGAAGTCTCACTTCattacagattttaaatgaaataaattgtaattgattaatttttgtTGGCTTCACAACTGAGGTTTGGCGATATGAATTCACACaaacctgttttatttatgttcacAACGTTATGACAACTGCATGAATGTCTGTTGATCAGGTTcagtaaaacacaacatcaaactAACGAGTCCAGATGACGGCAACGGGCCGGCAGTGAAGGATTTATCAGAAGCTGTCTGTCAGGCCACCGGCGTTCCCCCCGCCTCTCAAAAACTCATCTTCAAAGGTTTGGGTTTGAcctacattcttttttttttttttttttgaatgcatcCCATAATTAGGCCTTGACTCCATGTCGCGGCATTGTGATAGTTTCTGAAAACGAAGATCTAAAGTGATCAACCAGCTGAGCGTTGTTGCAGTGTCGTGGTGATGCAGACAAAAACGGTTGTCGTGGTTACCAGTTTCTTTAATTTGCTAAAAACTATACATAAGGAAGACCAAatctttatttctgtattttctttgaCTTGGTGCGTCTGCAATTTTTTGCTAACATATTCTTCTTTCTTCAGGGAAGTCTCTGAAAGAGATGGACGAGAGGCTTTCCACCTACGGGATCAAAGACGGCTGCAAACTCATGATGATCGGGAAACGGGTAAGACGCTCGGGCGCCGCCCCTGATTGAGTTGGCGTGCGCACATCCCACTGACAACGCTGTACAAACAGAACAGTCCGGAGGAAGAAGCTGAGCTGAAGAAGCTGAAAGACATTGAGAAGTCGGTGGAAGTGACCGCCAAGAAGCTGGAGAAGGTGGACGGGGAGTTGACGGGACTGAAGAACGTGAGCCACAGATCCTGGAGGGAGAAAAGCATCGTCAGATGGGTCGTTTCTTTGAGGTTTCACCTCTTTTCTTTGCTCTGCAGGGCTTCTTGGCCAAAGACCTCCAAGCTGAGGCTTTGAGCAAACTTGACCAGAGAGTTAAAGTTGCTGCTGAGCAGTTCATGAAGATTCTGGAGCAGATAGACGCCATAGTAATCTCTTTTTGGATTGAGCTTTTTATCCCTCGAGTGTTGGTCATTTCTAACAcactcctctctctctctctctttcctcTAAAGTCTGTCCCGGAGAATTTTAACGACTTCAGAGTGAAGAAAAGGGGCCTCATAAAAACCGTGCAGGTTAGCCAgtaggtttctttttttctgcttttactgaCGACGCTAAAAAAAATTGACtcctatttttctgtttttcgtGGCCTCAGGACTTCCTGGCCCAGTGCGACAGGCT
Coding sequences:
- the bag1 gene encoding BAG family molecular chaperone regulator 1 produces the protein MSDQTINLIVNYGSVKHNIKLTSPDDGNGPAVKDLSEAVCQATGVPPASQKLIFKGKSLKEMDERLSTYGIKDGCKLMMIGKRNSPEEEAELKKLKDIEKSVEVTAKKLEKVDGELTGLKNGFLAKDLQAEALSKLDQRVKVAAEQFMKILEQIDAISVPENFNDFRVKKRGLIKTVQDFLAQCDRLEAGISDHLSKTQSKNLALAD
- the LOC101164680 gene encoding charged multivesicular body protein 5 — protein: MIRIFGRGKPKAPPPNLSDCISTVDARSESIEKKIGRLDAELLKYKDQLKKMRDGPSKNTVKQKAMRVLKQKRMYEGQREQLAQQSFNMEQANYTIQTLKDTKTTVEAMKIGAKEMKKAYKDVKLDQIDDLQDQLEDMMEEAGEVQESLSRSYGTPDIDEEDLEAELDALGDELLLDEDSSYLDEASAAPSIPEGIPSDSKTNKDGVLVDEFGLPQIPAT